One segment of Methylotenera versatilis 79 DNA contains the following:
- a CDS encoding glycosyltransferase yields the protein MITCFDENQPGYLDFSYRITALASAYQLTVVSHGEIAQPELLLQNVIYRIVDKRNGKLGWLRYIVKCALLIRRQKPDVVMLLHSAVSPVALLVGKIPTCLYWNEHPSNLMHLPAEFSPISTKLTHFLHQLIFLGAKKSTLVMPIGEDHQEDLIKHGVSAQKINMIYMGVSADFLPENHPIEKAKIGDDGSAIKLIYVGTVSESRGRDVMLDAMKLIADKQLKLHLTIVGASPEQLQYCQQRIDALSLQTYVKVIGKVSGNEIPHYLAQADAAICLWQASPWNQFNPPTKLFEYLVAGLPVLASNIRTHTRYVQDGHNGFIFAYDARALAMVLEHLHNQIDAIPLMQQQALQSGQQYLWPTLEPLFLGEIRKAATV from the coding sequence GTGATTACTTGTTTTGACGAAAATCAGCCAGGTTATTTGGATTTTTCTTATCGTATTACAGCGCTTGCATCGGCATATCAATTAACCGTTGTGAGCCACGGTGAGATTGCGCAGCCAGAATTATTACTGCAAAACGTTATTTACAGAATTGTGGATAAGCGTAATGGAAAGCTGGGCTGGCTACGTTACATCGTAAAATGCGCGTTACTCATCAGACGGCAAAAGCCAGATGTCGTTATGTTGCTGCATTCAGCAGTTTCACCTGTTGCGCTATTGGTGGGCAAGATTCCTACTTGTTTGTACTGGAATGAACATCCAAGCAACTTAATGCATCTGCCCGCAGAATTTTCGCCTATTAGCACAAAGTTAACCCATTTTTTGCATCAATTAATATTCCTTGGTGCAAAAAAATCGACTTTAGTGATGCCAATTGGTGAAGATCATCAAGAGGATTTAATTAAACACGGCGTTTCAGCTCAGAAAATTAATATGATTTATATGGGCGTTTCGGCAGACTTTTTGCCGGAAAATCACCCGATTGAAAAAGCCAAAATTGGCGATGACGGCAGCGCAATTAAGCTGATTTATGTTGGCACTGTCAGCGAATCACGCGGGCGCGACGTGATGTTAGATGCGATGAAGTTAATTGCAGATAAGCAGTTAAAACTGCATTTGACGATTGTTGGTGCGAGCCCAGAGCAGTTGCAATATTGTCAGCAACGCATTGATGCGTTATCACTCCAAACCTATGTAAAAGTTATCGGTAAAGTATCAGGAAATGAAATCCCGCATTATCTCGCGCAAGCCGATGCAGCAATCTGTTTATGGCAAGCCAGTCCATGGAATCAATTTAATCCACCCACTAAGCTGTTTGAATATCTAGTGGCTGGATTGCCAGTGCTTGCCAGCAATATCCGCACGCATACACGTTATGTGCAGGATGGACATAATGGGTTTATTTTCGCCTATGACGCACGTGCATTGGCAATGGTTTTAGAGCATTTGCATAATCAAATCGATGCGATACCACTTATGCAGCAGCAGGCATTGCAGTCAGGTCAACAATATTTATGGCCTACATTAGAACCGCTATTTTTGGGTGAAATTAGAAAGGCAGCGACTGTATGA
- a CDS encoding glycosyltransferase, giving the protein MHILYLTAEQWPTFRADLTILFGKYLPRFGVTCDLVTEQDLTNNKQVDWSAGKALLCTVPKNRAGQYIVKFLHQCKVLITSDYANYQAIQVRDMTLIALVAILMSKLKKRPFYYWLSYPQSEGQMQRAKARGIKAGMRYWFPLLQGWVGQQLLYKVILPNAQHVFVQSQNMLEMLAKKGVPAEKMTPVPMGVDLEAMQQQPVPIDHPFLADKRVLVYLGTLDKVRQIEILFDMLRLVLKQVPDAILVLAGDTEDATHRSWLKQQAEELGVSAHILWTSWLPMTEAWRYVAAAEIGLSPFPRGYLLDMASPTKAVEYMALGLPVIMNDNPDQVSVAQESGAATCTPLNAEQFADAVVNLLNNDAAKATMREKGITYVSHVRGYQQLAEALSINYRNILFSTQNF; this is encoded by the coding sequence ATGCATATCTTGTATTTAACCGCAGAGCAATGGCCCACTTTTAGGGCAGACTTAACCATATTATTTGGCAAATATTTACCGCGTTTTGGTGTGACTTGCGATTTAGTCACAGAGCAAGATTTGACCAACAATAAACAAGTGGATTGGTCAGCAGGAAAAGCGCTATTGTGCACAGTGCCCAAAAATCGCGCTGGGCAATATATCGTCAAATTTTTGCATCAATGCAAAGTGTTAATCACCAGCGATTACGCTAATTATCAAGCGATACAAGTGCGTGATATGACATTAATCGCATTAGTCGCGATTTTGATGAGCAAACTAAAAAAACGCCCATTTTATTACTGGTTATCTTATCCGCAATCTGAAGGGCAAATGCAACGCGCCAAAGCGCGAGGCATTAAGGCGGGAATGCGTTATTGGTTTCCGCTATTGCAAGGTTGGGTTGGCCAGCAACTACTCTATAAAGTCATTCTGCCCAATGCACAGCATGTTTTTGTGCAAAGCCAAAATATGCTGGAAATGTTGGCGAAAAAAGGCGTGCCAGCTGAAAAAATGACACCAGTACCAATGGGCGTAGATTTAGAAGCCATGCAGCAGCAACCTGTACCAATCGACCATCCATTTTTAGCTGATAAACGTGTATTAGTTTATTTGGGTACTTTAGATAAGGTAAGACAAATTGAAATTCTATTTGATATGTTGCGCTTGGTACTTAAGCAAGTGCCAGATGCCATATTGGTTTTGGCAGGAGATACCGAAGACGCAACGCATCGCTCTTGGCTAAAACAGCAAGCTGAAGAATTGGGTGTATCGGCACATATTTTATGGACGAGCTGGTTACCAATGACTGAAGCATGGCGTTATGTGGCCGCGGCTGAGATTGGCTTATCGCCTTTTCCAAGAGGTTATTTGCTGGATATGGCATCACCAACAAAAGCGGTGGAATATATGGCGCTTGGTTTGCCAGTCATCATGAACGATAACCCAGACCAGGTATCGGTTGCGCAAGAAAGTGGTGCGGCCACATGTACGCCATTAAATGCCGAGCAGTTTGCGGATGCGGTCGTTAATTTGCTCAATAATGATGCGGCTAAGGCAACCATGCGTGAAAAAGGCATTACTTATGTCAGTCATGTCAGAGGTTATCAGCAGCTTGCAGAGGCGCTTTCTATCAATTATCGCAACATATTATTTTCTACCCAGAATTTTTAA
- a CDS encoding glycosyltransferase family 2 protein yields MKQPKFTVFTPAYNRAHTLHRVWDSLQTQTYRDFEWIVIDDGSVDKTAELIATWKAQADFPVTYQYQVNSGRHIAFNRAVALAKGELFFVIDSDDGFSPNAIEVMLKAWEDIPADQRHSFTGVVTRCQGEDGKPCTPDFTPNPLDTNALDLRFKYKIRGELWGFHRTSIMKAYPFPEDTTLRYVPENLIWDAIARKYKIRCINDALRVYYQDSGNQLSKGDPRKKALHRNYSLKIINRDFDYFLHDPVNFFKWTVLYVRYSFHAGDVGFMNPKKFTNMGAYLLSCLAVLPGFAVFGVDYIRRITNI; encoded by the coding sequence ATGAAGCAACCGAAATTCACCGTATTCACACCGGCATATAACCGAGCGCACACACTTCATCGCGTTTGGGATAGCCTGCAAACACAAACTTATCGTGATTTTGAATGGATAGTGATCGACGATGGTTCAGTAGACAAAACGGCTGAATTAATTGCAACATGGAAAGCGCAAGCCGATTTTCCAGTGACTTACCAATATCAGGTCAACAGTGGGAGGCATATTGCATTTAATCGTGCGGTTGCCCTAGCTAAGGGTGAGTTGTTTTTTGTGATTGACTCAGATGATGGTTTTTCGCCAAATGCAATTGAAGTGATGCTAAAGGCATGGGAAGACATTCCTGCAGATCAACGTCATAGTTTTACGGGCGTTGTGACACGCTGCCAAGGGGAAGATGGTAAACCTTGCACGCCAGACTTTACCCCCAATCCACTAGATACTAATGCGCTAGACTTAAGATTTAAGTACAAAATCAGAGGTGAACTATGGGGTTTTCATCGTACTTCGATTATGAAAGCGTACCCGTTCCCTGAAGATACGACTTTAAGATATGTTCCAGAGAATCTCATTTGGGACGCCATCGCCAGAAAATACAAAATTCGTTGTATTAATGATGCATTACGCGTGTATTACCAAGATTCAGGCAATCAACTGAGCAAGGGAGATCCGCGCAAAAAAGCACTACACAGAAATTATTCATTAAAAATCATCAACCGCGATTTCGATTATTTTTTGCATGATCCAGTCAATTTTTTTAAATGGACTGTTTTGTACGTGCGTTATAGCTTTCATGCTGGTGATGTAGGTTTTATGAATCCCAAAAAATTCACTAACATGGGCGCCTATCTCTTAAGTTGCTTAGCTGTATTACCTGGGTTCGCGGTTTTTGGTGTCGATTACATTCGTAGAATAACCAATATATGA
- a CDS encoding cellulase family glycosylhydrolase — MTAVLKRLFAAILLLAGFFQAPISLAADSWVPVKDISLMVEEGSILDFSALVPPAKPIQARIIVNSQGHLTTDNQPEKAQRFLIGSLGFGVNLGSFPSHELTDLYIKQYRMHGYNMVRLDFVESILMEGRKGDFDYNPEQLDRFYYLVSALKKNGIYLILNGLSNSNGGYGNVEERWIGKKGLQAGVYFETDKQAHWKKLIATMYGAVNPYTGVSILKDPTLAGLILVNEGNLVFMHRNGVSPALKPHFAKWLKAKYGGQAALKTAWGNELKSSENIDLGEIDFSAPDAWTSKRMADVQQFFSETENKTAAWMIAYLRGLGYQGLASSYNLWHSPAANASRGQLPWVDMHHYFAHPEYAANGNMKVRQDSMLKDGASYIRELAVTKHIGKPFTVSEHGQVFWNPYRRESGLALPTYAAFQSWDGICQHSGAVDLTYAPSVGRKNFINPFAVGTDPISRATETLAALLYLRGDVAPAKHRLSVKFGPDDAFVKSAHLGSTPSDISKLSLVTGIGLDWLGKAKQTQYDGQVDFNQPGLKLFSNGVLQPVKSSGNLAVKIDGFVQKYAQKIAYKASKVSLIADERWAARLQNLRDANWLTSANQSSADTEVYQSDTGEILLDAEQKRITVITPKTEAVVFDEPKAIQLNYLSVLSAESGALVAVSAMDNQPLASSKRMLVVLSTDARNSDMQFSDATNETVTQLGKSPVLVRANKVKVALRNANQKQLKVFSTNLRGQRVDAIPVKQTPNTIEFEMDISKLSHGATTYFEISI; from the coding sequence ATGACCGCAGTTTTAAAGAGATTATTTGCCGCAATATTATTGTTGGCTGGTTTTTTTCAGGCGCCCATTAGTTTGGCGGCTGATAGTTGGGTGCCAGTAAAAGATATTTCGTTGATGGTAGAAGAAGGCAGCATTTTAGATTTTTCCGCTTTAGTGCCGCCAGCCAAGCCAATTCAAGCGCGCATCATTGTGAATAGCCAAGGACATTTGACGACTGACAACCAACCAGAAAAAGCACAACGTTTTTTAATTGGATCACTGGGTTTTGGTGTCAATTTGGGCAGCTTCCCTAGCCATGAATTAACGGATTTATACATCAAACAATACCGAATGCATGGCTATAACATGGTGCGTTTAGATTTTGTTGAATCGATTTTGATGGAAGGGCGCAAAGGTGATTTTGATTATAACCCTGAGCAATTGGATCGATTTTACTACTTAGTTTCAGCACTTAAAAAAAATGGCATTTATCTGATTTTAAATGGGTTAAGTAACAGCAACGGTGGTTATGGCAACGTTGAAGAACGTTGGATAGGCAAAAAAGGTCTGCAAGCTGGCGTGTACTTTGAGACGGATAAACAAGCGCACTGGAAAAAATTAATCGCCACTATGTATGGTGCCGTTAATCCTTATACAGGCGTGAGCATTTTGAAAGACCCGACCTTAGCTGGCTTGATTCTGGTGAATGAAGGTAATTTGGTATTTATGCATCGCAATGGCGTTTCGCCTGCATTAAAGCCACATTTTGCTAAATGGTTAAAAGCGAAATATGGCGGACAAGCCGCCTTAAAAACCGCTTGGGGTAATGAGTTAAAGTCATCTGAAAATATTGATTTGGGCGAAATTGATTTCTCTGCGCCAGATGCTTGGACATCAAAAAGAATGGCCGACGTACAGCAATTTTTCTCTGAAACGGAAAATAAAACCGCTGCTTGGATGATTGCCTATCTACGCGGGTTAGGTTATCAAGGTTTGGCATCTAGTTACAATTTATGGCACTCGCCTGCAGCCAATGCTAGTCGCGGTCAGTTACCTTGGGTTGATATGCATCATTATTTTGCACATCCTGAATACGCAGCAAATGGCAATATGAAAGTGCGTCAAGACAGCATGCTAAAAGATGGTGCTAGCTATATCCGCGAACTTGCCGTGACCAAGCACATCGGCAAACCATTTACGGTGTCTGAGCACGGCCAAGTATTTTGGAATCCATATCGTCGTGAAAGCGGGCTGGCGTTACCTACTTATGCGGCTTTTCAAAGTTGGGATGGTATTTGCCAACATTCTGGTGCAGTCGATTTAACTTATGCACCATCTGTTGGGCGCAAAAACTTTATCAATCCATTTGCCGTTGGAACTGATCCTATTTCGCGTGCGACAGAAACATTAGCCGCGTTGCTATATTTGCGTGGCGATGTTGCGCCGGCAAAACACCGTTTAAGTGTCAAGTTTGGTCCAGATGATGCATTTGTGAAAAGTGCGCATTTGGGCAGTACGCCATCGGATATTTCAAAGCTTAGTCTAGTAACCGGAATTGGTTTGGATTGGTTGGGAAAAGCGAAACAAACTCAATATGATGGACAAGTCGATTTTAATCAGCCTGGCTTAAAACTGTTTAGCAACGGCGTGTTGCAGCCAGTTAAATCCAGCGGTAATTTGGCTGTAAAAATAGATGGGTTCGTGCAGAAATATGCACAAAAAATTGCCTATAAAGCCAGCAAAGTCAGCTTGATTGCCGATGAGCGTTGGGCGGCTAGACTACAAAATTTAAGAGATGCAAACTGGTTAACTTCGGCCAACCAATCTAGCGCCGATACAGAGGTTTATCAAAGTGATACGGGTGAAATATTGCTGGATGCTGAGCAAAAACGCATAACGGTGATTACACCCAAAACCGAAGCTGTTGTGTTTGATGAACCCAAAGCTATTCAACTCAATTATCTATCAGTTTTATCTGCCGAAAGCGGTGCTTTGGTCGCTGTTTCTGCTATGGATAATCAACCTTTGGCCAGCAGTAAACGCATGCTAGTCGTACTTTCTACCGATGCGAGAAATAGTGATATGCAATTTAGCGATGCTACCAATGAAACCGTCACGCAATTGGGTAAGTCGCCTGTGCTGGTACGCGCCAACAAAGTTAAAGTCGCATTACGTAACGCTAATCAAAAGCAGCTTAAAGTATTTTCAACCAATTTGCGTGGGCAGCGAGTAGATGCCATACCAGTGAAACAAACTCCAAATACTATTGAATTTGAGATGGATATTAGCAAGTTGTCGCATGGTGCAACCACGTATTTTGAAATAAGTATTTAA
- a CDS encoding glycosyltransferase family 4 protein — protein MVEQSSDLKNTLKKSVKKSLAIVVPELLPVPPVKGGAVEHWVHEVAGRLNAEQFDITIISRPSGGQSEGAIAYIGIPWTRLEKAFYWLKERVTWRNPLRYLAKIQNVASYGLRVAKQVAGFDIVVIHNEPNLLLFLRKLPSQKLILHMHNEHLTHAAFRWLYRRALRKADLVICVSAYIKNSATQIFPEHAHKFEVLFNATNPEVFKPYGEQAKQAINNIINFEDDKIYLLYVGRLTAEKGVHILIEAFAQLLQSMPNARLIITGSSFFEGATKTAYQQSLISHAKPVSHAIVFTGFIPHEKLRYLYSAADLVVLPSIWQDPCPLVVLESMASGTCLVATKVGGIPEIIVNGKDGMLVEANNSHAITQCLLAILNEPEKKSQIEQAARQKIESAYAWQHLVKKLETLLSPITQPI, from the coding sequence GTGGTTGAGCAATCCAGCGATTTAAAAAATACGCTGAAAAAAAGTGTTAAGAAAAGCCTAGCGATTGTTGTGCCAGAGCTATTGCCAGTACCACCAGTTAAAGGTGGCGCAGTAGAGCATTGGGTGCATGAGGTGGCGGGCAGATTAAACGCTGAACAGTTTGATATCACTATCATCTCAAGACCTTCAGGTGGGCAGAGTGAAGGCGCAATTGCGTATATTGGTATCCCTTGGACGCGTTTAGAAAAAGCATTCTATTGGTTAAAAGAGCGCGTTACTTGGCGCAATCCATTACGCTATTTAGCAAAAATCCAAAATGTAGCTTCATACGGCTTGCGCGTTGCAAAACAAGTAGCAGGGTTTGATATTGTGGTGATTCACAATGAGCCAAATTTACTGCTATTTTTGCGAAAATTGCCCAGCCAAAAATTGATTTTACATATGCACAATGAGCATTTAACGCACGCCGCATTTCGCTGGTTATACCGTCGCGCATTGCGCAAAGCCGATTTGGTGATTTGCGTCAGCGCATATATTAAAAATTCAGCTACTCAGATTTTCCCTGAGCATGCACATAAATTTGAGGTGCTATTTAATGCGACCAATCCTGAAGTATTTAAGCCTTATGGTGAGCAAGCGAAGCAAGCAATCAACAACATTATCAATTTTGAAGACGATAAAATCTATTTGCTCTATGTAGGACGCCTAACCGCAGAAAAAGGCGTACATATATTAATTGAAGCATTTGCACAATTATTGCAAAGCATGCCAAATGCGCGATTGATTATTACAGGCAGCTCTTTCTTTGAAGGCGCAACAAAAACTGCGTATCAACAATCGTTAATCTCGCACGCCAAACCAGTCAGTCACGCGATTGTATTTACTGGCTTTATACCGCATGAAAAGCTTAGATATTTATACTCCGCCGCTGATTTAGTCGTGTTGCCGTCAATTTGGCAAGATCCTTGTCCGCTGGTGGTATTGGAAAGCATGGCTTCAGGTACTTGTTTGGTGGCAACAAAAGTAGGCGGTATACCAGAAATTATTGTAAACGGTAAAGACGGTATGCTGGTTGAAGCGAATAACTCGCATGCAATAACGCAATGCCTGTTAGCGATATTGAATGAACCAGAAAAAAAATCCCAAATAGAACAAGCCGCACGTCAAAAAATTGAGTCAGCTTACGCGTGGCAGCATTTGGTAAAAAAGCTCGAAACCCTTTTATCTCCTATAACTCAGCCTATATAA
- a CDS encoding glycosyltransferase family 4 protein gives MIAIVYPQFYGVGGIARYLDSFLVNLPENHPTIYVVTGDEHQVERQYNGVEIIHIPFNSNRFSLFFWMLKARKILTKLHEQKKISVINLHIPPLIPGLLLPRHIPLILTAHTTYIGMSGLFYKKNYFVSQWSRLEVSVKRVMEYLIFQRANKIITLTEQGKQEVLTYGFKKPIALIPNGVDIALFVPNLSVAKEYDVMFCGRIERRKGSRAMVEVCQQLVVQKPDIRILIVGYGDDDAWVNTQLAANSNIRLTGKARFADMQNYYQRSRLYASTSYYEGLPGTCLEAMAMGLPAVVWDFLFYKQLVIHNQTGMLVEPNQTDEMVSAILAQLKKVEHDPALANTQRTHIQNNYDWTHLSKQVLAQMTLP, from the coding sequence ATGATTGCAATCGTTTATCCACAGTTTTACGGCGTTGGCGGCATTGCGCGCTACTTGGATTCATTTTTGGTCAATCTGCCAGAAAATCACCCAACCATTTACGTGGTTACAGGCGATGAGCATCAAGTGGAACGTCAATACAACGGTGTAGAAATCATTCATATCCCGTTTAATTCTAATCGTTTCAGTCTGTTTTTTTGGATGCTTAAAGCGCGAAAAATATTAACGAAATTACACGAACAAAAAAAAATCAGCGTGATTAACTTGCATATTCCGCCACTCATTCCTGGTCTACTATTGCCAAGGCATATACCGCTGATACTTACGGCTCACACGACTTATATTGGTATGTCTGGGCTGTTTTATAAAAAAAACTATTTTGTCAGCCAATGGAGCCGATTAGAAGTAAGTGTGAAGCGAGTGATGGAATACTTAATATTCCAGCGTGCTAATAAAATTATTACGCTGACTGAACAGGGAAAACAAGAAGTGCTTACATATGGCTTTAAGAAGCCAATCGCATTGATTCCTAATGGTGTTGATATCGCATTGTTTGTACCTAATTTATCTGTTGCAAAAGAATATGATGTGATGTTTTGCGGTCGTATTGAGCGTCGCAAAGGCAGTCGCGCAATGGTGGAAGTATGTCAGCAATTGGTCGTACAAAAGCCAGATATTCGCATATTGATTGTTGGTTATGGTGATGACGATGCATGGGTTAACACACAATTAGCAGCAAATTCTAATATTAGGCTTACGGGCAAAGCAAGGTTTGCAGACATGCAAAATTATTATCAGCGAAGCCGATTATATGCTTCCACTTCTTATTATGAAGGTCTGCCCGGCACATGCTTAGAAGCCATGGCTATGGGTTTGCCAGCAGTGGTGTGGGATTTTCTATTCTACAAACAATTGGTTATACACAATCAAACGGGTATGTTAGTTGAGCCTAATCAAACTGATGAGATGGTTTCTGCTATTTTGGCACAGCTTAAAAAAGTGGAGCATGATCCAGCACTGGCTAATACTCAAAGAACGCACATTCAAAATAACTATGATTGGACGCATCTTTCTAAACAAGTTTTGGCGCAAATGACATTGCCTTAA